The DNA window TCCCGTAGGGAAAACCCCCACCGCTGATTTCTGACGTTCTCCTGACAATTGGGGTTTCTTCCGACAGCCCTCTGGCTGCCGCTGGCGCATCATGCGGGGCAAGGCGGGACGCGCGCGTGCGGCCGCCGATCACCCCGCGACAGGAAGGTCGGATGAGACGGTTTGTGAAGCTCGGGTTGCTGTTCGCTGCGGGCGCGCTGCTGAGCGCGTGCGGCGGTGCGGCGGACGTGGACGACGCGGATTCGGATGCTGTGACTTCGTCCGCAGCGGCAGACGGTCTTACGGCGTTCGAGCGCGAGCACGGGATCGGGCCGATCAAGCAGCCGGTGGAGCTCGGTGAGCCGGACGCGACCCTGGCGAGCGCGGGCGAGGAGATCTTCCGGATGAAGTGCACGGCGTGCCACCGCGTGGAAGAGCGCTACATCGGCCCCGCACTGGGCAACGTGCTCGAGCGCCGGTCCGCTGCCTACGCGATGAACATGATGATGAACCCGACGGAGATGACCCAGCGGCATCCTGTCGCGAAGGGACTGCTGGCGGAGTACCTGGCGCCGATGCCGTTCCAGGATCTGACGGAGCAGGATGCGCGGGCGATCGTCGAGTACCTGCGGACCGTGGCTGACAGCGCGGCGAGCGCGCAGGCGGCCGCACAATGAACACCCAACGATCTGGAGAGAACAGGATGAGCATGCGCAATCGAGTGCTGCTCGGTGCGGCTGCGGTCGGCGTGGTAACCGCGGGGCTGTGGGCATGCGGGAGTACGGGACGCAGTGGCCCCTCGCTGTCCGCGGCGGACGCGGCGTCGGCCGTCTACGTGGCGCCGGGCGAGTACGACGAGTTCTACGCGTTCATGTCGGGTGGCTTCAGCGGCAACCTGACAGTCATGGGTCTTCCGTCGGGCCGCCTGCTGAAGACGGTGCCGGTCTTCTCGCAGTTCCCGGAGAACGGCTGGGGCTACAGCGAGGAAACGAAGGCGATGCTGCAGACGTCGTACGGCTTCGCAGCGTGGGACGACGCGCACCATCCGGAGCTCTCCATGACGGACGGCGTGCCGGACGGCCGCTGGATCTTCATCAACGCGAACAACACGCCGCGCGTGGCGCGCATCGACCTGGCGGAGTTCGAGACCAAGGAGATCGTCGAGATCCCGAACAGCGCCGGCAACCACGGCTCCCCGTTCATCACCCCGAACAGCGAGTACCTGGTCGCGACCAGCCGTTTCTCGGTGCCGGTGCCGAACCGCGACATGTCGATCAGTGAGTACACGGGCAACTTCAAGGGCATGCTCTCGTTCGTGCGTGCGGACCGGGCGGGTGAGATGGACGTCGCGTTCCAGATCCTGGTGCCGGGCTACAACTACGACCTGGCGCATGCGGGCAAAGGGCCGAGCGACGGCTGGATGTTCTTCACCTCCTACAACGCGGAAGAGGCCCACACGCTGCTCGAGGTCAACGCCTCGAAGCGGGACAAGGACTTCATCGCGGCCGTGAACTGGAAGCGGGCAGAGGAGTGCGTCGCGCAGGGCAATGCGCGCAGCATGCCCGCCCGTTACGTACACAACGTGGTCGGCGATGACCATGTCGCGCGCTCGGAGCTGAAGGAGAGCGTGACGGTGCTCGAGCCGGCCTCGTGCGAGCGGCTCGTGTACTTCCTGCCGACGCCGAAGTCGCCGCACGGCGTGGACGTCGACCCGAGCGGCCGGTTCATCGTGGCGGGCGGCAAGCTGGCGACGGTGATCCCGGTGCATTCCTTCGAGAAGATGATCCAGGCGATCGAGGAGGAGGAGTTCGAGGACGTGATCGATGGCATCCCGGTCCTCGAGTACGACGAGATCATCGCGGGTGAGGTGCAGGATCCGGGGCTGGGCCCGCTGCACACGGAGTTCGACGGCCGCGGCTACGCATACACGACGGCGTTCATCAGCTCCGAGGTCGTGAAGTGGCGCCTGGAGGACTTCACGGTGGTGGATCGCATCCCGGTCTACTACTCGGTGGGCCACCTGATGATTCCGGGTGGCGACAGCCGCGAGCCGTGGGGCAAGTACCTCGTCGCGCTGAACAAGATGACCAAGGACCGCTACCTGCCGACGGGTCCCGAGCTCGCACACTCGGCGCAGCTGATCGACATCAGCGGTGACAAGATGAAACTCCTGCTCGACTTCCCGACGATGGGCGAGCCGCACTACGCGCAGGCGCTGCCGGCCGAGCTGCTGATGGAGAAGCAGGTCAAGCTGTACCGGCTGGACGAGAACACGAACCAGTACGCCGTGAAGAGCGAGGCGGACACGCGCGTGACGCGCAACGGCCGGCGTGTCGACGTCTACATGACGGCGATCCGCAGCCACTTTGCGCCCGACAACATCGAGGGCATCGAGGTCGGTGACACGGTCTACTTCCACGTCACGAACCTGGAGCAGGACTGGGACGTGCCGCACGGCTTCGCCGCGCTGGGAATGGAGACGGCCGAGCTGCTGATCATGCCGGGCGCGACACGCACGCTTACATGGGTACCGACACGCGTGGGCATCCACCCGTTCTACTGCACGGACTTCTGCTCGGCGCTGCACCAGGAGATGCAGGGCTACGTCCGGGTCAGCCCGCGCGGCAGCAACGTGCCGCTCGCGTGGGGCACGGGCGGCGCGCTCAGGTCGCAGCCCGTAGCGGCGCAGTAAGCGATGACTGTCGAGCGTGAGCTGCACGGAGACAAGGACATGAAGACCAGACTGACGAACCGGACACGCGCCCTCGTTGCCATGGCAGCACTGCTGCTCGTGCCAGCGTTCTTCCTGCCACTGTGGACGATCAATCTGGACGCGCCGCAGTACCCGGAAGGACTGGGCATGGACATCATGGTCAACACGATCCGCGGCCAGGGCGAGTGGGACCTGCAGAACATCAACGGGCTGAACCACTACATCGGCATGAAGGAGATCCATCCGGAGTCGATCCGGGAGCTCCAGGTCATGCCGTGGCTGCTCGGCGGGCTGGCTGCCTTCGGTCTCGTCGTGGCGGCAGCCGGCCGGCGCCGGCTGCTGCAGGGCTGGGTCATAGCCTTCGTGCTGCTCGCGCTCGCGGGCCTCGTCGACTTCTACATCTGGGGCTACGACTACGGGCACAACCTCAACCCCGACGCGGCGATCAAGGTGCCCGGCATGGCGTACCAGCCACCGCTGATCGGGAGCAAGCAGCTGCTCAACTTCACCGCCTATTCATGGCCGGGCATCGGCGGGATGCTGATGATCGCGTCGCTGCTCATCGGCATCGTCATGCTGTGGCTGGACGGGCGCCGGAGCCCCCGCGCCCCCGAGGAGAAGGCTGCAACGGGACGCGTGAGCGTGGGAGAGCTGGGGCATGCGCGGGCCTGACACCCGGTGGGTGCTGCTGGTGGTCACCCTCGTTGTGACCGCCGGCTGCACACCCGAGCCGACACCCATCGTGTACGGCGACGACGTCTGCACACACTGCCGCATGAGCATCGTGGACGATCGGTACGGCAGCGAGCTGGTCACGCGCACGGGCCGGACGCACACCTTCGATTCGATCGAGTGCCTGGCCGACTACGTGCTCGAGATCGACGAGCCGGAATCAGTGCACTCACTCTGGGTCACGTCCTTCCAGCATCCCGGTGAGCTCGTTGCTGTCGAGGACGCCCACTTCCTGCACAGCGAAATGCTGCGCAGTCCCATGGGCGCGAACCTGACGGCGTTCCGCAAGGACGCGATCACACCGACGGCTCTCGTCAATTCCTTCGGCGGCGTGATCATGAGCTGGGACGAGGTCCTGGAGCACGTGCGCCACAACGGCCACGCGCATTCGGGTCGTGCCCCTTCTGCCGGACCGCAAGCGACTGGCGGCTCGGCCGATCACGTCGGGCATGCAGCGACCGGCGCGCACGCAGCCGGCGCCGGCATCGCTCCATGAATGCCGCACTGCTCCTGCTTGCTCTCGCACTGCCCGTCGGTGACACCCTGGTCGTCTCGCTAACGGGTTCCTACCGCACGGTCGGCGATGCGGTGGCCGCCGCGCCAGCCGGTGCCACGGTACTCGTCCGGGCAGGTGTCTACCGGGAGCCGACGATCCGGATCGGGCGCCGGCTGACTCTGCAGGGTGAGCCCGGAGCTGTGCTGGACGGCGAGGGCGAACGGCAGATCCTGCACGTGAGCGCGGACAGCGTGGTGATCCGTGGCCTCACGCTTCGCAACGTGGGCCGCAGCTACATCGACGACCGTGCCGCAATCACGATCGAGGATGCGTCGTGGTGCGAGGTTTCGGATAACCACATCGAAGACGCGTATTTCGGCATCTACCTGGCCAACGCCGGCTGGTGCGTGATCCAACGGAACGTGCTCATCGCGCGCGAGCCGCGCGAGACCGCGTCCGGCAACGGCATCCACCTCTGGTACTCCAAGGAGATCGATGTCCGGGACAACATCGTGCGCGGGCACCGTGACGGCATCTACTTCGAGTTCGTGGAGGACAGCCGGGTGTCGGACAACCGTGCCGAGGGCAACCTGCGCTACGGGCTGCACTTCATGTTCAGCGACCGCTGCTCGTACGACAACAACGTGTTCCGTGCGAACGGCGCAGGCATCGCCGTGATGTACACGAAGCACGTCACCATGACGGACAACCTGTTCGAGCGAAACCGTGGCGGGGCCGCCTTCGGGCTGCTGCTCAAGGACATCACCGACAGTGAGCTGACGGGCAACCGGTTCATCGAGAACAGCGTCGGCATCATGGCGGAAGGCCTGAACCGCACGCGCGTGGCGGACAACGCCTTCGTGCGCAACGGCTGGGCGGTCAAGCTGATGGCGAACAGCGAGGACAACGTGTTCACGGGCAACCGGTTCGACGGCAACACCTTCGATGTCGCGACCAACAGCCGCCAGAACTTCAGCACGTTCGAGGCGAACTGGTGGGACCGCTACCGCGGTTATGACCTGGACCGAGACGGTTATGGCGACGTCCCGTTCCGCCCCGTACGGCTGTTTTCACTGGTCGTGGAGCGGAACGCGCCGTCGCTCGTGCTGCTGCGCTCGATCTTCGTCACACTGCTCGACCTGGCGGAGCTGGTCGCGCCCGTGCTGACACCTGCGACCCTGATCGATGAGCGACCGCTGATGCGGAGGGCGTCATGACCGTAAAGCTGTCGGGCGTGCGCAAGGCGTTCCGCGGCCGCACCGTGTTGGACGGGGTCGACCTGGACATCCGGCCCGGGCGCGTGAGCGCGATCCTCGGGCCGAACGGCAGCGGCAAGACGACGCTGATCAAGATGCTGCTCGGGCTGGTCCGTCCGGACGGCGGCACGATCGAGATCGGCGGCGAGCGCATCAACGGGGACTGTGCCTACCGCCAGCGCATCGGCTACATGCCGCAGGCCGCACGCTTTCCGGAGAACCTGAGCGGCCGCGAGATCCTCGCGATGCTGGAGGACCTCCGCGGGCCGGGCACCGCTGTGGACCGCACGCTCATCGATGAGTTCGCGCTCGAACCGGAGCTGGACAAGCCGGTCCGCACACTGAGCGGCGGCAACCGGCAGAAGGTCAGTGCCGTGACGGCGTTCCTGTTCCACCCGGAGCTGGTGATCCTGGACGAGCCGACGGCGGGGCTCGATCCGATCGCGAGTGGCGTGCTCAAGGACCGCATTCACCACGAACGGGAGAGCGGCCGCACGATCCTGATCACCAGCCACGTTCTCAGTGAGGTCGAGCAGCTCGCCGACGACATCGTGCTGCTGCTCGACGGCGGCGTGCTCTACTGCGGCGCGCTTGCGGAGCTGCGTGCCATGACGCAGGAGAAGTCGCTGGAGCGCGCCGTCGCTTCCCTGCTGATGCGTCGCGGCGTGAAGGAGGCGGCATGACGCTGCACGCCAACGGCCTTTACCAGCAGGGACAGCAATGACGACGCTCAAGATCCTGAAGTACGAGCTCGCGGACGTCGTGCGGGGCCGCTGGTTGCCTGCATACGCCGCCTTCTTCCTGCTCGCCACCGAGGCGCTGCTGCGCTTCGGTGGAACAGGCGAGCAGGCACTGCTGTCGCTGATGAACGTGGTCCTGTTCGTGTCACCGCTGATGAGCCTCATCTTCGGCAGTGTCTACCTGTACGGCGCCCGCGAGTTCAATGAGCTGCTGCTCTCTCAGCCGGTCAGTCGGCGCCAGCTGTTCGGCGGGCTCTATCTGGGATTGTCGCTGCCCCTCGCCCTGGCATTCGCACTCGGCGTCGGGATCCCCTTTGCCGCAAGGCTCGGTGCGACGGGTGGCATGGCCGCCCTGATGGTGCTGCTGGCGATCGGGTTCGTGCTGACCCTGGTGTTCACGGCGATCGCGTTCCTGATCGCCGTGCGGCTCGACGATCGCGCGCAGGGTCTCGGCGCCGCGGTGCTGCTCTGGCTGCTGGTCGCAGTGGTCTACGACGGGCTCGTCATGCTCGGGGCGGCCATCTTCATCGACTATCCGCTGGAGAAGCCGCTGCTCGCGCTGATGGTGCTGAACCCGCTGGACCTGGCGCGTGTGATCCTGCTGATGTCGTTCGATGCCGCGGCGCTCATGGGGTACACGGGCGCCGTCTTCCAGCGCTTCTTCGGAAGTCCGGCAGGGCTGGCGGTCGCCTCCGCAGCGCTCATGATCTGGATCATCGTGCCGCTCGCAGGTGCGCTGCGACTCTTCGGGCGGAAGGACTTCTGAGGGTCCTCGCGGTGCGCGCGGCGGACGGCTTCCGCGGCTCCCGTCTCAATCGAACAGATCGAGTGTGTCGGGGGGCGCGTTCCGCCGGTCCGCGGACTCCTCCGGCTGCGGCGGCTCGTCCGGTTCCGGGGCGTCCGGCGCGGTCGGTGAGGTAACCGGTCGCCCTTCCGCGGGCGCCTCGGCCGCGGCGGTCTGTTCCACCCCCTCGTCCAGTGACGCCGCCTCCGCGTCCTGCAGAGACACCTGTCGCTGGTCCAGCTTGCCCACACCCGGCTGCGCGACGTCGCCTGTGTGCGGCGCCTGCTCCTGGCGCTCCTCGGCGACCCGGCCGCGGCCGTGTGCGCGGGCGGGCTCCCGCGCGTACGCGGTCTCCGAAGCATCATCGGCGCCCGGCCGATGCCGGTACAGCTCGCGGCCGAGCGACCGGTCGTAGCCCGTCCAGCCCGCCGGCCCCGCCACGGTCGCCAGCATGCTGATGGCGTGCTGCATCTTGGCGTCGAGGTCGTCCGCATAGTGGAGGATGTACGCCTCGAGCGTGCGCGGCTCGCGTGGCGACTGCCACTCGTAGCGCCCCTGGTGGCTCGCAACCAGGTGCTGCAGCAGCGTCAGCCGCTGCGGCGTGAGCTGTCGCACCGACTCCGCAGCCTCCACCACCATCTGCATGCCGAGCACGATATGCCCGAGCAGCTTGCCCTCGTCCGTATACGGGAATCCTGCCCGTGCCCCGATCTCGCGCACCTTGCCGACGTCGTGCAGCAGTGCGCCGGTGATCAGCAGGTCACGATCGATGTGCGGCTCGTAGTGCGCGGCGAGCATGTCGCAGACGTGAGCAATCGAGAGCGTGTGCTCGATCAGCCCGCCGAGGTACGCATGGTGGTTGTACTTGGCGGCAGGCGCGAGCCGGAACCCCGCGCCCAGGTTGGTCCCCGCACCCAGCATGGTCTCGAGCAGCGCCCGCAGCGCGTCGTCCTGCACGGACGCGATCAGCACGGCCAGCTCCCGATCCATCTCCTCCGGGTCGCGGGGCGAGCGCGGCATGAAGTGCTCGAGGTCGTCGAGACCGACGTGAATCTGCGCGATCTCCTCGACCTTGAGCTGCCGCTCGCCGTTGAACACCTCCACGCGGCCGCGCACGCCGACGTACATCCCGTCGCGCAGGGAATCCGCGATCTGCTCGGCCATCTCCCAGACACGCCCCTCGAGCGCACCGTGCACGTCCTGGAGCTGCAGGCGGAGGTAGGGCTTGTCGGTCTTGGTGCGGAGCGTCTGCACGCTCACGAGGAAGTAGCAGGCGTGATAGATGTCGCCTGGACGCACCGAGGCAGCGGGCGGCCACGGAAAAGGGCCGCCCGCGATCCAGTCGCGCGGGCCGGGCAGCGGACGCTCGTTCACGCGTTCCGGCGCCAGCGTACGGATCCGTCGACGATGGTCATCTCGGGTGCTCCGCGCAGTGTCATCCCCTCGAACGGTGTGTTCCGGCTCTTGGAGAGGAACCTGGTGCGATCCACGGTCCACTCCCGCGCGGGATCGAACACCGTCACGTCGGCGATGCTGCCGCGGCGCAGCGTACCACCCGGCAGCGAAAACGCACGCGCCGGCGCACAGCTCATTCGCTCGATCAGCTGCGCAAGAGTGAGCACCTTCTTCTCCACGAGCTGGGTCACGGCGACCCCGAGTGCCGTTTCCAGCCCGACGAGGCCGAACGGCGCATCCTCGAACGCCTGCTCCTTCTCGTCGTAGTGGTGCGGCGCGTGATCCGTCGCGATGACGTCCAGCGTGCCGTCACCGACGCCTTCGATCACAGCTGCACGATC is part of the Longimicrobiales bacterium genome and encodes:
- the nosZ gene encoding Sec-dependent nitrous-oxide reductase — its product is MSMRNRVLLGAAAVGVVTAGLWACGSTGRSGPSLSAADAASAVYVAPGEYDEFYAFMSGGFSGNLTVMGLPSGRLLKTVPVFSQFPENGWGYSEETKAMLQTSYGFAAWDDAHHPELSMTDGVPDGRWIFINANNTPRVARIDLAEFETKEIVEIPNSAGNHGSPFITPNSEYLVATSRFSVPVPNRDMSISEYTGNFKGMLSFVRADRAGEMDVAFQILVPGYNYDLAHAGKGPSDGWMFFTSYNAEEAHTLLEVNASKRDKDFIAAVNWKRAEECVAQGNARSMPARYVHNVVGDDHVARSELKESVTVLEPASCERLVYFLPTPKSPHGVDVDPSGRFIVAGGKLATVIPVHSFEKMIQAIEEEEFEDVIDGIPVLEYDEIIAGEVQDPGLGPLHTEFDGRGYAYTTAFISSEVVKWRLEDFTVVDRIPVYYSVGHLMIPGGDSREPWGKYLVALNKMTKDRYLPTGPELAHSAQLIDISGDKMKLLLDFPTMGEPHYAQALPAELLMEKQVKLYRLDENTNQYAVKSEADTRVTRNGRRVDVYMTAIRSHFAPDNIEGIEVGDTVYFHVTNLEQDWDVPHGFAALGMETAELLIMPGATRTLTWVPTRVGIHPFYCTDFCSALHQEMQGYVRVSPRGSNVPLAWGTGGALRSQPVAAQ
- a CDS encoding ABC transporter ATP-binding protein, with the protein product MTVKLSGVRKAFRGRTVLDGVDLDIRPGRVSAILGPNGSGKTTLIKMLLGLVRPDGGTIEIGGERINGDCAYRQRIGYMPQAARFPENLSGREILAMLEDLRGPGTAVDRTLIDEFALEPELDKPVRTLSGGNRQKVSAVTAFLFHPELVILDEPTAGLDPIASGVLKDRIHHERESGRTILITSHVLSEVEQLADDIVLLLDGGVLYCGALAELRAMTQEKSLERAVASLLMRRGVKEAA
- a CDS encoding ABC transporter permease subunit yields the protein MTTLKILKYELADVVRGRWLPAYAAFFLLATEALLRFGGTGEQALLSLMNVVLFVSPLMSLIFGSVYLYGAREFNELLLSQPVSRRQLFGGLYLGLSLPLALAFALGVGIPFAARLGATGGMAALMVLLAIGFVLTLVFTAIAFLIAVRLDDRAQGLGAAVLLWLLVAVVYDGLVMLGAAIFIDYPLEKPLLALMVLNPLDLARVILLMSFDAAALMGYTGAVFQRFFGSPAGLAVASAALMIWIIVPLAGALRLFGRKDF
- a CDS encoding cytochrome c, with the protein product MRRFVKLGLLFAAGALLSACGGAADVDDADSDAVTSSAAADGLTAFEREHGIGPIKQPVELGEPDATLASAGEEIFRMKCTACHRVEERYIGPALGNVLERRSAAYAMNMMMNPTEMTQRHPVAKGLLAEYLAPMPFQDLTEQDARAIVEYLRTVADSAASAQAAAQ
- a CDS encoding HD domain-containing protein; the protein is MNERPLPGPRDWIAGGPFPWPPAASVRPGDIYHACYFLVSVQTLRTKTDKPYLRLQLQDVHGALEGRVWEMAEQIADSLRDGMYVGVRGRVEVFNGERQLKVEEIAQIHVGLDDLEHFMPRSPRDPEEMDRELAVLIASVQDDALRALLETMLGAGTNLGAGFRLAPAAKYNHHAYLGGLIEHTLSIAHVCDMLAAHYEPHIDRDLLITGALLHDVGKVREIGARAGFPYTDEGKLLGHIVLGMQMVVEAAESVRQLTPQRLTLLQHLVASHQGRYEWQSPREPRTLEAYILHYADDLDAKMQHAISMLATVAGPAGWTGYDRSLGRELYRHRPGADDASETAYAREPARAHGRGRVAEERQEQAPHTGDVAQPGVGKLDQRQVSLQDAEAASLDEGVEQTAAAEAPAEGRPVTSPTAPDAPEPDEPPQPEESADRRNAPPDTLDLFD
- a CDS encoding nitrous oxide reductase accessory protein NosL codes for the protein MRGPDTRWVLLVVTLVVTAGCTPEPTPIVYGDDVCTHCRMSIVDDRYGSELVTRTGRTHTFDSIECLADYVLEIDEPESVHSLWVTSFQHPGELVAVEDAHFLHSEMLRSPMGANLTAFRKDAITPTALVNSFGGVIMSWDEVLEHVRHNGHAHSGRAPSAGPQATGGSADHVGHAATGAHAAGAGIAP
- a CDS encoding nitrous oxide reductase family maturation protein NosD, yielding MNAALLLLALALPVGDTLVVSLTGSYRTVGDAVAAAPAGATVLVRAGVYREPTIRIGRRLTLQGEPGAVLDGEGERQILHVSADSVVIRGLTLRNVGRSYIDDRAAITIEDASWCEVSDNHIEDAYFGIYLANAGWCVIQRNVLIAREPRETASGNGIHLWYSKEIDVRDNIVRGHRDGIYFEFVEDSRVSDNRAEGNLRYGLHFMFSDRCSYDNNVFRANGAGIAVMYTKHVTMTDNLFERNRGGAAFGLLLKDITDSELTGNRFIENSVGIMAEGLNRTRVADNAFVRNGWAVKLMANSEDNVFTGNRFDGNTFDVATNSRQNFSTFEANWWDRYRGYDLDRDGYGDVPFRPVRLFSLVVERNAPSLVLLRSIFVTLLDLAELVAPVLTPATLIDERPLMRRAS